The following coding sequences lie in one Mus musculus strain C57BL/6J chromosome 11, GRCm38.p6 C57BL/6J genomic window:
- the Ggnbp2 gene encoding gametogenetin-binding protein 2 isoform X7, with product MARLVAVCRDGEEEFPFERRQIPLYIDDTLTMVMEFPDNVLNLDGHQNNGAQLKQFIQRHSMLKQQDLSIAMVVTSREVLSALSQLVPCVGCRRSVERLFSQLVESGNPALEPLTVGPKGVLSLTRSCMTDAKKLYTLFYVHGSKLNDMIDAIPKSKKNKRCQLHSLDTHKPKPLGGCWMDVWELMSQECRDEVVLIDSSCLLETLETYLRKHRFCTDCKNKVLRAYNILIGELDCSKEKGYCAALYEGLRCCPHERHIHVCCETDFIAHLLGRAEPEFAGGYERRERHAKTIDIAQEEVLTCLGIHLYERLHRIWQKLRAEEQTWQMLFYLGVDALRKSFEMTVEKVQGISRLEQLCEEFSEEERVRELKQEKKRQKRKNRRKNKCVCDTPASLHTADEKAVSREKETDFIENSCNACGSAEDGETCVEVMVTSENTSCTCPSSGNLLGSPKIKKGMSPHCNGSDCGYSSSMEGSETGSREGSDVACTEGICNHDEHGEDSCVHHCEDKEDDGDSCVECWANSEENNIKGKNKKKKKKSKMLKCDEHIQKLGSCITDPGNRETSGNTMHTVFHRDKTKDAHPESCCSTEKGGQPLPWFEHRKSVPQFTEPTEMSFGPDSGKGAKSLVELLDESECTSDEEIFISQDEIQSFMANNQSFYSNREQYRQHLKEKFNKYCRLNDHKRPVCSGWLTTAGAN from the exons ATGGCGCGACTGGTGGCAGTGTGCAGGGACGGGGAGGAGGAGTTCCCCTTCGAGAGGAGGCAGATCCCCCTCTACATAGACGACACCCTGACG ATGGTGATGGAATTTCCTGACAATGTTTTAAATCTTGATGGGCATCAGAATAATGGTGCACAActaaagcagtttattcag cgACACAGTATGCTTAAGCAACAAGATTTAAGTATTGCCATGGTGGTAACATCACGCGAAGTCTTGAGTGCACTTTCTCAGCTTGTCCCATGTGTTGGTTGTCGTCGAAGTGTGGAACGCCTCTTTTCTCAACTTGTAGAGTCTGGAAATCCTGCCCTTGAACCCCTGACAGTAGGGCCCAAGGGAGTACTATCTCTGACTCGGAGCTGCATGACTGATGCAAAAAAGctttatacattattttatgtacatgg GTCCAAACTAAATGATATGATAGATGCTATTCCAAAAAGTAAGAAGAACAAGAGATGTCAGTTACACTCTTTAGATACACACAAACCTAAACCTCTGGG AGGATGTTGGATGGATGTTTGGGAACTCAtgtcccaggaatgcagggatgaaGTAGTTTTAATTGACTCTAGTTGTCTTTTAGAAACACTAGAAACATATCTTCGAAAGCACAG gTTTTGCACTGATTGCAAAAATAAAGTCCTCCGAGCATACAATATCCTCATTGGTGAACTTGACTGCAGCAAAGAGAAGGGCTACTGTGCTGCCCTGTATGAAGGATTGCGGTGCTGTCCACATGAGCGACACATACATGTTTGCTGTGAAACAGACTTCATTGCACATCTCTTGGGTCGTGCTGAGCCAGAGTTCGCAGGAGGGTATGA GCGAAGAGAAAGACATGCTAAGACAATAGATATAGCTCAAGAAGAAGTTTTGACCTGCTTGGGGATTCATCTTTATGAACGACTGCATCGGATCTGGCAAAAACTACGGGCTGAAGAGCAGACGTGGCAGATGCTCTTTTATCTCGGTGTTGACGCTTTACGTAAGAGCTTTGAG atGACTGTGGAAAAAGTGCAGGGTATTAGCCGCTTGGAACAACTTTGTGAGGAATTTTCAGAGGAAGAACGAGTTAGAGAACTCAAGCAAGAAAAGAAACGCCAAAAACGGAAGAACAGACgaaaaaataagtgtgtgtgtgacactcctgcttccttacACACCGCAGACGAGAAAGCAGTGAGCCGAGAGAAG GAAACAGACTTCATTGAAAACAGCTGCAACGCCTGTGGCAGTGCTGAAGATGGCGAGACTTGTGTAGAAGTAATGGTTACCAGTGAAAACACATCATGTACCTGTCCGAGCAGTGGCAATCTTTTGGGGTCCCCTAAAATAAAGAAAG GTATGTCTCCACACTGTAATGGTAGTGACTGTGGATATTCATCTAGCATGGAAGGAAGTGAAACAGGTTCTCGAGAAGGTTCAGATGTTGCCTGCACCGAGGGAATTTGTAACCATGATGAACATG GTGAAGATTCCTGTGTTCACCACTGTGAAGACAAAGAAGATGATGGTGACAGTTGTGTTGAATGTTGggcaaattctgaagaaaataacataaaaggaaaaaataaaaagaagaaaaagaaaagcaagatgtTGAAATGCGATGAACAT ATCCAAAAACTTGGAAGCTGTATTACAGATCCAGGTAATCGAGAGACCTCAGGAAACACTATGCACACAGTGTTTCACCGTGACAAGACCAAAGATGCACATCCTGAGAGTTGTTGCAGCACTGAGAAGGGTGGGCAGCCATTGCCTTGGTTTGAGCATAGGAAAAGCGTACCACAGTTCACAGAACCTACAGAAATGTCATTTGGTCCTGACTCTGGAAAAGGTGCCAAGAGCTTAGTTGAACTTCTT GATGAGTCTGAATGTACTTCAGATGAGGAAATCTTTATCTCACAAGATGAAATACAGTCATTTATGGCTAATAACCAGTCTTTCTACAGCAATAGAGAACAATACCGACAGCATCTGAAGGAGAAATTTAATAAATACTGCCGCTTAAATGATCACAAGAGGCCCGTTTGTAGTGGCTGGCTGACAACGGCTGgagcaaattaa
- the Ggnbp2 gene encoding gametogenetin-binding protein 2 isoform X1, which produces MGFWSPDSRAGRGCPGASRQELGGGSSSGGGRSSGGGSSWEEVVTVATAASGTMARLVAVCRDGEEEFPFERRQIPLYIDDTLTMVMEFPDNVLNLDGHQNNGAQLKQFIQRHSMLKQQDLSIAMVVTSREVLSALSQLVPCVGCRRSVERLFSQLVESGNPALEPLTVGPKGVLSLTRSCMTDAKKLYTLFYVHGSKLNDMIDAIPKSKKNKRCQLHSLDTHKPKPLGEGSSSSVSSEKLSTDKRSSEDHRKDSKCRIIFHYGPFQGTARGCWMDVWELMSQECRDEVVLIDSSCLLETLETYLRKHRFCTDCKNKVLRAYNILIGELDCSKEKGYCAALYEGLRCCPHERHIHVCCETDFIAHLLGRAEPEFAGGYERRERHAKTIDIAQEEVLTCLGIHLYERLHRIWQKLRAEEQTWQMLFYLGVDALRKSFEMTVEKVQGISRLEQLCEEFSEEERVRELKQEKKRQKRKNRRKNKCVCDTPASLHTADEKAVSREKETDFIENSCNACGSAEDGETCVEVMVTSENTSCTCPSSGNLLGSPKIKKGMSPHCNGSDCGYSSSMEGSETGSREGSDVACTEGICNHDEHGEDSCVHHCEDKEDDGDSCVECWANSEENNIKGKNKKKKKKSKMLKCDEHIQKLGSCITDPGNRETSGNTMHTVFHRDKTKDAHPESCCSTEKGGQPLPWFEHRKSVPQFTEPTEMSFGPDSGKGAKSLVELLDESECTSDEEIFISQDEIQSFMANNQSFYSNREQYRQHLKEKFNKYCRLNDHKRPVCSGWLTTAGAN; this is translated from the exons ATGGGCTTCTGGAGCCCGGACTCCCGAGCTGGGCGGGGATGTCCCGGGGCCAGCAG GCAGGAGCTgggaggaggcagcagcagcggcggcggcaggagcagcggcggcggcagcagctgGGAGGAGGTGGTGACGGTGGCAACGGCAGCGTCGGGGACGATGGCGCGACTGGTGGCAGTGTGCAGGGACGGGGAGGAGGAGTTCCCCTTCGAGAGGAGGCAGATCCCCCTCTACATAGACGACACCCTGACG ATGGTGATGGAATTTCCTGACAATGTTTTAAATCTTGATGGGCATCAGAATAATGGTGCACAActaaagcagtttattcag cgACACAGTATGCTTAAGCAACAAGATTTAAGTATTGCCATGGTGGTAACATCACGCGAAGTCTTGAGTGCACTTTCTCAGCTTGTCCCATGTGTTGGTTGTCGTCGAAGTGTGGAACGCCTCTTTTCTCAACTTGTAGAGTCTGGAAATCCTGCCCTTGAACCCCTGACAGTAGGGCCCAAGGGAGTACTATCTCTGACTCGGAGCTGCATGACTGATGCAAAAAAGctttatacattattttatgtacatgg GTCCAAACTAAATGATATGATAGATGCTATTCCAAAAAGTAAGAAGAACAAGAGATGTCAGTTACACTCTTTAGATACACACAAACCTAAACCTCTGGG TGAAGGGAGCAGTAGCAGTGTCAGTTCAGAGAAGTTAAGTACAGATAAGAGAAGTAGTGAAGACCACAGGAAGGACAGCAAGTGTAGGATCATTTTCCATTATGGACCTTTCCAGGGAACAGCCAG AGGATGTTGGATGGATGTTTGGGAACTCAtgtcccaggaatgcagggatgaaGTAGTTTTAATTGACTCTAGTTGTCTTTTAGAAACACTAGAAACATATCTTCGAAAGCACAG gTTTTGCACTGATTGCAAAAATAAAGTCCTCCGAGCATACAATATCCTCATTGGTGAACTTGACTGCAGCAAAGAGAAGGGCTACTGTGCTGCCCTGTATGAAGGATTGCGGTGCTGTCCACATGAGCGACACATACATGTTTGCTGTGAAACAGACTTCATTGCACATCTCTTGGGTCGTGCTGAGCCAGAGTTCGCAGGAGGGTATGA GCGAAGAGAAAGACATGCTAAGACAATAGATATAGCTCAAGAAGAAGTTTTGACCTGCTTGGGGATTCATCTTTATGAACGACTGCATCGGATCTGGCAAAAACTACGGGCTGAAGAGCAGACGTGGCAGATGCTCTTTTATCTCGGTGTTGACGCTTTACGTAAGAGCTTTGAG atGACTGTGGAAAAAGTGCAGGGTATTAGCCGCTTGGAACAACTTTGTGAGGAATTTTCAGAGGAAGAACGAGTTAGAGAACTCAAGCAAGAAAAGAAACGCCAAAAACGGAAGAACAGACgaaaaaataagtgtgtgtgtgacactcctgcttccttacACACCGCAGACGAGAAAGCAGTGAGCCGAGAGAAG GAAACAGACTTCATTGAAAACAGCTGCAACGCCTGTGGCAGTGCTGAAGATGGCGAGACTTGTGTAGAAGTAATGGTTACCAGTGAAAACACATCATGTACCTGTCCGAGCAGTGGCAATCTTTTGGGGTCCCCTAAAATAAAGAAAG GTATGTCTCCACACTGTAATGGTAGTGACTGTGGATATTCATCTAGCATGGAAGGAAGTGAAACAGGTTCTCGAGAAGGTTCAGATGTTGCCTGCACCGAGGGAATTTGTAACCATGATGAACATG GTGAAGATTCCTGTGTTCACCACTGTGAAGACAAAGAAGATGATGGTGACAGTTGTGTTGAATGTTGggcaaattctgaagaaaataacataaaaggaaaaaataaaaagaagaaaaagaaaagcaagatgtTGAAATGCGATGAACAT ATCCAAAAACTTGGAAGCTGTATTACAGATCCAGGTAATCGAGAGACCTCAGGAAACACTATGCACACAGTGTTTCACCGTGACAAGACCAAAGATGCACATCCTGAGAGTTGTTGCAGCACTGAGAAGGGTGGGCAGCCATTGCCTTGGTTTGAGCATAGGAAAAGCGTACCACAGTTCACAGAACCTACAGAAATGTCATTTGGTCCTGACTCTGGAAAAGGTGCCAAGAGCTTAGTTGAACTTCTT GATGAGTCTGAATGTACTTCAGATGAGGAAATCTTTATCTCACAAGATGAAATACAGTCATTTATGGCTAATAACCAGTCTTTCTACAGCAATAGAGAACAATACCGACAGCATCTGAAGGAGAAATTTAATAAATACTGCCGCTTAAATGATCACAAGAGGCCCGTTTGTAGTGGCTGGCTGACAACGGCTGgagcaaattaa
- the Ggnbp2 gene encoding gametogenetin-binding protein 2 isoform X4, with protein MGFWSPDSRAGRGCPGASRQELGGGSSSGGGRSSGGGSSWEEVVTVATAASGTMARLVAVCRDGEEEFPFERRQIPLYIDDTLTMVMEFPDNVLNLDGHQNNGAQLKQFIQRHSMLKQQDLSIAMVVTSREVLSALSQLVPCVGCRRSVERLFSQLVESGNPALEPLTVGPKGVLSLTRSCMTDAKKLYTLFYVHGSKLNDMIDAIPKSKKNKRCQLHSLDTHKPKPLGGCWMDVWELMSQECRDEVVLIDSSCLLETLETYLRKHRFCTDCKNKVLRAYNILIGELDCSKEKGYCAALYEGLRCCPHERHIHVCCETDFIAHLLGRAEPEFAGGRRERHAKTIDIAQEEVLTCLGIHLYERLHRIWQKLRAEEQTWQMLFYLGVDALRKSFEMTVEKVQGISRLEQLCEEFSEEERVRELKQEKKRQKRKNRRKNKCVCDTPASLHTADEKAVSREKETDFIENSCNACGSAEDGETCVEVMVTSENTSCTCPSSGNLLGSPKIKKGMSPHCNGSDCGYSSSMEGSETGSREGSDVACTEGICNHDEHGEDSCVHHCEDKEDDGDSCVECWANSEENNIKGKNKKKKKKSKMLKCDEHIQKLGSCITDPGNRETSGNTMHTVFHRDKTKDAHPESCCSTEKGGQPLPWFEHRKSVPQFTEPTEMSFGPDSGKGAKSLVELLDESECTSDEEIFISQDEIQSFMANNQSFYSNREQYRQHLKEKFNKYCRLNDHKRPVCSGWLTTAGAN; from the exons ATGGGCTTCTGGAGCCCGGACTCCCGAGCTGGGCGGGGATGTCCCGGGGCCAGCAG GCAGGAGCTgggaggaggcagcagcagcggcggcggcaggagcagcggcggcggcagcagctgGGAGGAGGTGGTGACGGTGGCAACGGCAGCGTCGGGGACGATGGCGCGACTGGTGGCAGTGTGCAGGGACGGGGAGGAGGAGTTCCCCTTCGAGAGGAGGCAGATCCCCCTCTACATAGACGACACCCTGACG ATGGTGATGGAATTTCCTGACAATGTTTTAAATCTTGATGGGCATCAGAATAATGGTGCACAActaaagcagtttattcag cgACACAGTATGCTTAAGCAACAAGATTTAAGTATTGCCATGGTGGTAACATCACGCGAAGTCTTGAGTGCACTTTCTCAGCTTGTCCCATGTGTTGGTTGTCGTCGAAGTGTGGAACGCCTCTTTTCTCAACTTGTAGAGTCTGGAAATCCTGCCCTTGAACCCCTGACAGTAGGGCCCAAGGGAGTACTATCTCTGACTCGGAGCTGCATGACTGATGCAAAAAAGctttatacattattttatgtacatgg GTCCAAACTAAATGATATGATAGATGCTATTCCAAAAAGTAAGAAGAACAAGAGATGTCAGTTACACTCTTTAGATACACACAAACCTAAACCTCTGGG AGGATGTTGGATGGATGTTTGGGAACTCAtgtcccaggaatgcagggatgaaGTAGTTTTAATTGACTCTAGTTGTCTTTTAGAAACACTAGAAACATATCTTCGAAAGCACAG gTTTTGCACTGATTGCAAAAATAAAGTCCTCCGAGCATACAATATCCTCATTGGTGAACTTGACTGCAGCAAAGAGAAGGGCTACTGTGCTGCCCTGTATGAAGGATTGCGGTGCTGTCCACATGAGCGACACATACATGTTTGCTGTGAAACAGACTTCATTGCACATCTCTTGGGTCGTGCTGAGCCAGAGTTCGCAGGAGG GCGAAGAGAAAGACATGCTAAGACAATAGATATAGCTCAAGAAGAAGTTTTGACCTGCTTGGGGATTCATCTTTATGAACGACTGCATCGGATCTGGCAAAAACTACGGGCTGAAGAGCAGACGTGGCAGATGCTCTTTTATCTCGGTGTTGACGCTTTACGTAAGAGCTTTGAG atGACTGTGGAAAAAGTGCAGGGTATTAGCCGCTTGGAACAACTTTGTGAGGAATTTTCAGAGGAAGAACGAGTTAGAGAACTCAAGCAAGAAAAGAAACGCCAAAAACGGAAGAACAGACgaaaaaataagtgtgtgtgtgacactcctgcttccttacACACCGCAGACGAGAAAGCAGTGAGCCGAGAGAAG GAAACAGACTTCATTGAAAACAGCTGCAACGCCTGTGGCAGTGCTGAAGATGGCGAGACTTGTGTAGAAGTAATGGTTACCAGTGAAAACACATCATGTACCTGTCCGAGCAGTGGCAATCTTTTGGGGTCCCCTAAAATAAAGAAAG GTATGTCTCCACACTGTAATGGTAGTGACTGTGGATATTCATCTAGCATGGAAGGAAGTGAAACAGGTTCTCGAGAAGGTTCAGATGTTGCCTGCACCGAGGGAATTTGTAACCATGATGAACATG GTGAAGATTCCTGTGTTCACCACTGTGAAGACAAAGAAGATGATGGTGACAGTTGTGTTGAATGTTGggcaaattctgaagaaaataacataaaaggaaaaaataaaaagaagaaaaagaaaagcaagatgtTGAAATGCGATGAACAT ATCCAAAAACTTGGAAGCTGTATTACAGATCCAGGTAATCGAGAGACCTCAGGAAACACTATGCACACAGTGTTTCACCGTGACAAGACCAAAGATGCACATCCTGAGAGTTGTTGCAGCACTGAGAAGGGTGGGCAGCCATTGCCTTGGTTTGAGCATAGGAAAAGCGTACCACAGTTCACAGAACCTACAGAAATGTCATTTGGTCCTGACTCTGGAAAAGGTGCCAAGAGCTTAGTTGAACTTCTT GATGAGTCTGAATGTACTTCAGATGAGGAAATCTTTATCTCACAAGATGAAATACAGTCATTTATGGCTAATAACCAGTCTTTCTACAGCAATAGAGAACAATACCGACAGCATCTGAAGGAGAAATTTAATAAATACTGCCGCTTAAATGATCACAAGAGGCCCGTTTGTAGTGGCTGGCTGACAACGGCTGgagcaaattaa
- the Ggnbp2 gene encoding gametogenetin-binding protein 2 isoform X3: MGFWSPDSRAGRGCPGASRQELGGGSSSGGGRSSGGGSSWEEVVTVATAASGTMARLVAVCRDGEEEFPFERRQIPLYIDDTLTMVMEFPDNVLNLDGHQNNGAQLKQFIQRHSMLKQQDLSIAMVVTSREVLSALSQLVPCVGCRRSVERLFSQLVESGNPALEPLTVGPKGVLSLTRSCMTDAKKLYTLFYVHGSKLNDMIDAIPKSKKNKRCQLHSLDTHKPKPLGGCWMDVWELMSQECRDEVVLIDSSCLLETLETYLRKHRFCTDCKNKVLRAYNILIGELDCSKEKGYCAALYEGLRCCPHERHIHVCCETDFIAHLLGRAEPEFAGGYERRERHAKTIDIAQEEVLTCLGIHLYERLHRIWQKLRAEEQTWQMLFYLGVDALRKSFEMTVEKVQGISRLEQLCEEFSEEERVRELKQEKKRQKRKNRRKNKCVCDTPASLHTADEKAVSREKETDFIENSCNACGSAEDGETCVEVMVTSENTSCTCPSSGNLLGSPKIKKGMSPHCNGSDCGYSSSMEGSETGSREGSDVACTEGICNHDEHGEDSCVHHCEDKEDDGDSCVECWANSEENNIKGKNKKKKKKSKMLKCDEHIQKLGSCITDPGNRETSGNTMHTVFHRDKTKDAHPESCCSTEKGGQPLPWFEHRKSVPQFTEPTEMSFGPDSGKGAKSLVELLDESECTSDEEIFISQDEIQSFMANNQSFYSNREQYRQHLKEKFNKYCRLNDHKRPVCSGWLTTAGAN; this comes from the exons ATGGGCTTCTGGAGCCCGGACTCCCGAGCTGGGCGGGGATGTCCCGGGGCCAGCAG GCAGGAGCTgggaggaggcagcagcagcggcggcggcaggagcagcggcggcggcagcagctgGGAGGAGGTGGTGACGGTGGCAACGGCAGCGTCGGGGACGATGGCGCGACTGGTGGCAGTGTGCAGGGACGGGGAGGAGGAGTTCCCCTTCGAGAGGAGGCAGATCCCCCTCTACATAGACGACACCCTGACG ATGGTGATGGAATTTCCTGACAATGTTTTAAATCTTGATGGGCATCAGAATAATGGTGCACAActaaagcagtttattcag cgACACAGTATGCTTAAGCAACAAGATTTAAGTATTGCCATGGTGGTAACATCACGCGAAGTCTTGAGTGCACTTTCTCAGCTTGTCCCATGTGTTGGTTGTCGTCGAAGTGTGGAACGCCTCTTTTCTCAACTTGTAGAGTCTGGAAATCCTGCCCTTGAACCCCTGACAGTAGGGCCCAAGGGAGTACTATCTCTGACTCGGAGCTGCATGACTGATGCAAAAAAGctttatacattattttatgtacatgg GTCCAAACTAAATGATATGATAGATGCTATTCCAAAAAGTAAGAAGAACAAGAGATGTCAGTTACACTCTTTAGATACACACAAACCTAAACCTCTGGG AGGATGTTGGATGGATGTTTGGGAACTCAtgtcccaggaatgcagggatgaaGTAGTTTTAATTGACTCTAGTTGTCTTTTAGAAACACTAGAAACATATCTTCGAAAGCACAG gTTTTGCACTGATTGCAAAAATAAAGTCCTCCGAGCATACAATATCCTCATTGGTGAACTTGACTGCAGCAAAGAGAAGGGCTACTGTGCTGCCCTGTATGAAGGATTGCGGTGCTGTCCACATGAGCGACACATACATGTTTGCTGTGAAACAGACTTCATTGCACATCTCTTGGGTCGTGCTGAGCCAGAGTTCGCAGGAGGGTATGA GCGAAGAGAAAGACATGCTAAGACAATAGATATAGCTCAAGAAGAAGTTTTGACCTGCTTGGGGATTCATCTTTATGAACGACTGCATCGGATCTGGCAAAAACTACGGGCTGAAGAGCAGACGTGGCAGATGCTCTTTTATCTCGGTGTTGACGCTTTACGTAAGAGCTTTGAG atGACTGTGGAAAAAGTGCAGGGTATTAGCCGCTTGGAACAACTTTGTGAGGAATTTTCAGAGGAAGAACGAGTTAGAGAACTCAAGCAAGAAAAGAAACGCCAAAAACGGAAGAACAGACgaaaaaataagtgtgtgtgtgacactcctgcttccttacACACCGCAGACGAGAAAGCAGTGAGCCGAGAGAAG GAAACAGACTTCATTGAAAACAGCTGCAACGCCTGTGGCAGTGCTGAAGATGGCGAGACTTGTGTAGAAGTAATGGTTACCAGTGAAAACACATCATGTACCTGTCCGAGCAGTGGCAATCTTTTGGGGTCCCCTAAAATAAAGAAAG GTATGTCTCCACACTGTAATGGTAGTGACTGTGGATATTCATCTAGCATGGAAGGAAGTGAAACAGGTTCTCGAGAAGGTTCAGATGTTGCCTGCACCGAGGGAATTTGTAACCATGATGAACATG GTGAAGATTCCTGTGTTCACCACTGTGAAGACAAAGAAGATGATGGTGACAGTTGTGTTGAATGTTGggcaaattctgaagaaaataacataaaaggaaaaaataaaaagaagaaaaagaaaagcaagatgtTGAAATGCGATGAACAT ATCCAAAAACTTGGAAGCTGTATTACAGATCCAGGTAATCGAGAGACCTCAGGAAACACTATGCACACAGTGTTTCACCGTGACAAGACCAAAGATGCACATCCTGAGAGTTGTTGCAGCACTGAGAAGGGTGGGCAGCCATTGCCTTGGTTTGAGCATAGGAAAAGCGTACCACAGTTCACAGAACCTACAGAAATGTCATTTGGTCCTGACTCTGGAAAAGGTGCCAAGAGCTTAGTTGAACTTCTT GATGAGTCTGAATGTACTTCAGATGAGGAAATCTTTATCTCACAAGATGAAATACAGTCATTTATGGCTAATAACCAGTCTTTCTACAGCAATAGAGAACAATACCGACAGCATCTGAAGGAGAAATTTAATAAATACTGCCGCTTAAATGATCACAAGAGGCCCGTTTGTAGTGGCTGGCTGACAACGGCTGgagcaaattaa